From one Bacteriovorax sp. BAL6_X genomic stretch:
- a CDS encoding PEP/pyruvate-binding domain-containing protein gives MYLLSKFDSLLTTKTQVGGKAYNLAKLEKCRVNTPDWFCITSDYFQTLVDQNEVLKQLISQYTQLEYIDDLKELIEKIHNEINKCEIVIIDEVMNRINPDIHYAIRSSAADEDGSQFSFAGQLESFLYVQGRERIEAAIRNCFKSNFSLTALTYRFKNQIHQSTPKMAVIIQEMIDPDKSGVLFTANPINGHRDEMLISANYGQGEGVVSGECNTDEYTINDSGIIRDEIREKDFKIVADYENKTTKKVEVTGRDINSSVLTHAEIIQLNEIALGILALKKKPQDIEFCFKGGKIYIVQTRDITSLPMDKREEFANVFDNSNIQESFNGVTTPLTFSYASKMYYKVYHQLLGLTGLSEEELKKHEKRHKNMIALIEGRVFYNIQSWYKGLLLLPSFKQSKGDMEKMMGITDPVDFIEDKDLSLCERLKMLPGMIKTFGSLMWYFSKIDKVVADFMSDFYKVYDDIDFSKLNRLNLTQLYDLTEELDQKITSKWHAPLINDFYVMMMNGKMYRWMEKLAVENADITLGNLLSGEHDIASTQPTKELLKISDEIKKCDQGFQDQFLKLENLKVMDFFYINNKAIFELCQKYIDNYGDRTIGELKLESLTLRENPDFLINILKNYVIKESLSYESFIANELELRESEEAKIAPLVKKKLSSFARKRFYKDLRKLRKAIRYRENTRLLRTKSFGISRQIYREMGNQLASFNLINLPEDIFFLTLGEIEELKDGRIVQTSLKELISLRKSEYESYEDEEPGHHFKTFGFVHAGNKFIYEGNTNLDHDGALKGIGCYPGHITGEVALLFKPDDGIDVNDKILCTVRTDPGWAPLFPSIKGLLVEKGSTLSHSAVIARELKIPTIVGVPGITKIVENGQEIEMDCEKGLINLLQENQE, from the coding sequence ATGTATCTATTAAGTAAATTTGATTCTCTTCTTACAACAAAAACACAAGTTGGAGGTAAGGCCTATAACCTTGCTAAGCTTGAAAAATGTCGTGTTAATACACCTGATTGGTTTTGCATTACTAGTGATTACTTTCAAACATTAGTTGACCAAAACGAAGTATTAAAACAACTAATTTCTCAGTACACGCAACTTGAGTACATCGATGATCTCAAAGAGCTCATTGAAAAAATTCACAATGAGATTAATAAATGTGAAATTGTAATTATTGATGAAGTGATGAATAGAATCAATCCAGATATTCATTATGCCATTAGAAGTTCTGCTGCTGATGAAGATGGTAGCCAATTTTCATTTGCTGGACAACTTGAATCCTTCCTCTATGTTCAAGGGAGGGAAAGAATAGAAGCTGCTATAAGAAATTGCTTCAAAAGCAATTTTTCCCTTACCGCTCTTACTTATCGATTTAAGAATCAAATTCACCAATCAACACCTAAGATGGCCGTCATCATACAAGAGATGATCGATCCAGATAAATCAGGGGTTCTCTTTACGGCCAACCCAATTAATGGCCATAGAGACGAAATGCTAATTTCAGCAAATTATGGACAAGGCGAAGGCGTCGTTAGTGGTGAGTGTAATACTGACGAATACACGATCAATGATAGCGGAATTATTAGAGACGAAATTAGAGAAAAAGATTTTAAAATAGTCGCAGACTACGAAAATAAGACAACTAAGAAAGTCGAAGTAACTGGTCGTGATATAAACTCAAGCGTTTTAACTCATGCTGAAATTATCCAGTTAAATGAGATCGCTCTTGGTATCCTTGCACTAAAGAAGAAACCACAAGACATTGAGTTTTGCTTCAAAGGTGGGAAAATCTATATAGTTCAAACAAGAGATATCACTTCTCTTCCAATGGATAAAAGAGAAGAGTTTGCCAATGTCTTTGATAATTCAAATATACAGGAATCATTCAATGGTGTAACGACTCCCCTAACTTTCTCTTATGCCTCTAAGATGTACTACAAAGTCTATCACCAACTTCTGGGCTTAACAGGATTAAGTGAAGAAGAATTAAAGAAGCATGAAAAAAGACATAAGAATATGATTGCTCTTATCGAGGGACGAGTCTTCTACAATATCCAATCATGGTATAAAGGACTTCTGCTACTTCCCTCTTTTAAACAATCAAAAGGTGATATGGAAAAAATGATGGGAATTACAGACCCTGTCGATTTCATAGAAGATAAGGATCTTTCTCTTTGCGAAAGACTAAAGATGTTACCTGGAATGATTAAAACATTTGGCAGCCTAATGTGGTACTTCTCTAAGATTGATAAAGTTGTTGCAGACTTTATGTCAGATTTTTATAAGGTCTATGATGACATTGATTTTTCAAAACTTAATAGGCTAAATCTCACACAGCTCTATGACCTAACAGAAGAGCTTGATCAAAAAATCACAAGTAAGTGGCATGCTCCACTAATTAATGACTTCTACGTTATGATGATGAATGGAAAGATGTATCGTTGGATGGAGAAACTTGCGGTTGAAAATGCCGATATCACGCTTGGTAACTTATTATCTGGAGAGCACGATATAGCCAGTACCCAGCCAACAAAAGAACTTCTAAAGATTAGTGATGAAATCAAGAAGTGTGATCAGGGCTTTCAAGATCAATTCTTAAAACTAGAAAACTTAAAAGTCATGGACTTCTTCTATATTAACAATAAGGCCATCTTTGAGCTATGTCAGAAATATATTGATAATTATGGTGACCGTACAATTGGTGAACTTAAGTTAGAAAGTTTAACTCTACGTGAAAACCCAGACTTTCTTATTAATATTCTAAAAAACTACGTCATTAAAGAAAGTCTAAGCTATGAAAGCTTTATTGCAAATGAGCTTGAACTTAGAGAGTCAGAAGAAGCTAAAATAGCTCCTCTCGTTAAAAAGAAGCTTTCATCATTTGCAAGAAAACGTTTTTATAAAGACCTTAGAAAACTCAGAAAGGCAATTCGCTACAGAGAAAACACAAGGCTTCTACGAACTAAGTCTTTTGGAATTTCACGCCAAATATACCGTGAGATGGGAAATCAGCTAGCAAGCTTCAACTTAATCAATTTACCTGAAGATATCTTCTTTCTAACTCTAGGCGAGATCGAAGAATTGAAAGATGGGCGCATTGTACAGACAAGTCTAAAAGAGCTAATTAGCTTAAGAAAGTCTGAGTATGAATCATATGAAGATGAAGAGCCTGGTCATCACTTTAAGACTTTTGGCTTTGTTCATGCGGGAAATAAATTTATCTATGAAGGTAATACAAATCTCGATCACGATGGTGCACTTAAGGGTATTGGATGTTATCCAGGACATATCACAGGAGAAGTCGCCCTACTCTTTAAACCAGATGATGGAATCGATGTTAATGATAAGATTCTTTGTACGGTAAGAACTGACCCAGGCTGGGCCCCTTTATTTCCATCAATTAAGGGACTTCTCGTAGAAAAAGGATCGACACTATCGCACTCTGCGGTTATCGCAAGAGAACTTAAAATACCAACGATTGTTGGTGTTCCAGGAATTACAAAAATTGTTGAAAATGGGCAAGAGATCGAGATGGATTGTGAAAAAGGTTTAATTAACCTACTTCAAGAAAACCAAGAATAA
- a CDS encoding AMP-binding protein, protein MKKIEDIRQELGYIGVPINGCHYLDSHFRNNLEKRCLIYQDKDLTYGEFMSQVGAWISTLSDAGIKRGDRIIVLIPLRLELYQIMVALFYMGAVVVSIDSTMPKEKLKQVIEDANAQGIISVKELLKWTPLVPALWKMKRFTYNQDCIFAKSLTNIRAKDNLNFSQVPIEQDAQTLISFTTGSTGKPKAANRSLDIFLAQKIVSEYFWLHRENEVDMPFFPTLVLQNLGLGITTIFPDIDYRKLSEFDAAKVIDQMSKYGVTRFSANPMIIKRLANYLAKNNIKISSLRSIIIGGAEISTKHASFVKEQFEKVSEGVEIHIIYGSTEVEPISFVPIDEYISNKKTGLKLGHVIEVLDVKVDKVTSGFDFQEGLSWGEICLSGPHVIKEYIDNHPANKTTKRWDEHGKLWHLTGDVGYISDGQIYLLGRLKDCLSVDGKLVPTFHYENELTRIDGIERAALVQVGNKIKCLIEGEVKIKDHISEILKDWNLANAIIEFGRVPVDSRHFSRVDRNAIREGIQHK, encoded by the coding sequence ATGAAAAAAATTGAAGATATAAGGCAAGAACTGGGTTATATCGGCGTACCAATAAATGGCTGCCATTACCTCGACTCTCATTTTAGAAATAATTTAGAAAAGCGATGCTTAATATACCAAGATAAAGATCTGACTTACGGTGAGTTTATGTCACAGGTTGGGGCCTGGATTTCGACTTTATCAGATGCTGGAATTAAGAGGGGTGATCGAATCATTGTTCTTATCCCTCTTCGTCTTGAACTCTATCAGATTATGGTTGCCTTATTTTATATGGGAGCAGTTGTTGTCTCGATTGACTCGACTATGCCTAAGGAGAAACTTAAGCAGGTTATTGAAGATGCAAATGCTCAGGGGATTATCTCTGTTAAAGAGCTTTTAAAGTGGACTCCACTAGTTCCTGCTCTTTGGAAAATGAAGCGTTTTACGTACAATCAAGATTGTATCTTTGCCAAGTCTCTAACAAATATCAGGGCCAAAGATAATCTTAATTTCTCGCAAGTACCAATTGAGCAAGATGCACAAACTCTTATCTCCTTTACGACTGGCTCAACAGGAAAGCCAAAAGCGGCAAATAGAAGCCTTGATATCTTTCTTGCCCAAAAGATTGTTTCAGAATACTTCTGGCTACATCGAGAAAATGAAGTTGATATGCCATTCTTTCCAACTCTTGTTCTACAAAATTTGGGACTTGGGATTACGACAATCTTTCCAGATATCGATTACCGAAAACTGTCAGAGTTTGATGCTGCAAAAGTAATTGATCAAATGAGTAAATATGGTGTGACGCGCTTTAGTGCCAATCCTATGATTATTAAGAGACTTGCAAATTATCTTGCTAAAAATAATATCAAGATTTCAAGCCTGAGAAGTATCATTATTGGTGGTGCTGAAATTTCAACGAAGCATGCAAGTTTTGTAAAGGAACAATTTGAAAAAGTAAGTGAAGGTGTTGAAATTCATATTATCTACGGTTCAACTGAAGTTGAACCAATAAGTTTTGTACCAATTGATGAATATATCTCAAATAAAAAAACAGGACTTAAGCTAGGCCATGTGATTGAAGTCTTAGACGTTAAAGTTGATAAAGTTACTAGTGGTTTTGACTTTCAAGAAGGTCTTAGCTGGGGGGAAATTTGTTTAAGTGGCCCTCATGTCATTAAGGAATATATCGATAACCATCCGGCCAATAAGACAACTAAGAGATGGGATGAGCATGGAAAGTTATGGCACTTAACTGGTGATGTTGGTTATATCAGTGATGGACAGATTTATTTACTAGGAAGATTAAAGGATTGTTTGAGTGTTGATGGAAAGCTAGTTCCTACATTTCATTATGAAAATGAATTAACGCGAATCGATGGCATTGAACGAGCTGCACTTGTGCAAGTTGGAAATAAGATTAAATGTCTTATCGAAGGCGAGGTAAAGATTAAAGATCATATTAGTGAAATTTTAAAAGATTGGAATTTAGCGAATGCAATTATTGAGTTTGGAAGAGTTCCTGTTGATTCGAGACATTTTTCACGCGTTGATCGCAATGCCATAAGAGAAGGTATCCAGCACAAATAA
- a CDS encoding phosphatase domain-containing protein encodes MKTRNFKSVILVLTLNLLASATLAFSKDSGKTLLISDIDDTIKVGHIRSKVDAVSNAYRTNNIFLGMADLYRIIKNRLDADVFYLTNAPEEVMAWSHTELLKNGNFPEGSLEIRPIKVSSKVFKAQRLEELISEHRPDTVILVGDNGEHDNSFYNGIKQTYPGIKFHTFIRAAYNFDESNKLYKGQASFITPFEIADTLYQRKVLERSDSKDLQDLHLKSYMEEYLLRDKGQLYTPHWQRCYGHKVNSWSNLFSTLPKELTKKISILCQNYEN; translated from the coding sequence ATGAAAACAAGAAACTTCAAATCTGTAATCCTAGTACTTACATTAAACCTATTAGCATCAGCAACGCTGGCCTTTTCTAAAGATAGTGGAAAAACACTTCTAATCTCAGATATCGATGACACAATCAAAGTCGGACATATCAGATCAAAAGTTGATGCTGTTTCGAATGCATACCGCACAAATAATATCTTCCTTGGTATGGCCGATCTTTACCGTATTATAAAGAATCGCCTTGATGCAGATGTATTCTACCTAACAAATGCACCAGAAGAAGTGATGGCATGGTCACACACAGAATTACTTAAGAATGGAAATTTCCCAGAAGGTAGCCTTGAAATTAGACCCATAAAAGTTTCCAGCAAGGTCTTTAAGGCCCAAAGACTTGAAGAGCTAATCTCTGAGCACAGGCCAGACACTGTTATTCTTGTTGGTGATAATGGAGAGCACGATAACTCTTTTTACAATGGTATAAAACAAACTTACCCAGGTATCAAATTCCACACTTTCATTAGAGCAGCATATAATTTTGATGAATCAAATAAGCTTTATAAGGGTCAAGCAAGTTTTATAACACCATTTGAAATTGCCGACACGCTCTATCAGAGAAAAGTATTAGAAAGATCTGATTCAAAAGATCTTCAAGACTTACATTTAAAAAGCTATATGGAAGAATACCTATTAAGAGATAAAGGTCAGCTTTATACTCCACATTGGCAAAGATGCTATGGTCATAAAGTAAATAGCTGGTCAAACCTATTTTCTACTCTGCCTAAAGAGCTAACAAAGAAAATTTCAATACTTTGTCAAAATTACGAAAACTAA